Below is a genomic region from Flavobacterium ginsengisoli.
TTGTATGGGATGTTAAGTGGTTGTCTGATTGCAAGTACGAACTTGTATGTAAGAAAAATTATGGTACAGAACCTGTTCCACTAGGATACAAACTAGTGTATACCATATTTGCTACCGAAGGAGACTGTTATTATATGACTGTATTTTTTAAAAATGAAAAATATCCTCAAGGCAGTACATTTCAGCGAGGAGTTTGTTTAATGAATGATTAAGAAGCCAACAGTGGTTTGTTAATAGCAGTAGGGCTTTATATGACATATTTTACTAATAGGAACGATTCCATATTGAAAATTGAAAAATATATTTGGGAATCATTTGCGAATGAAAAAAAGATTGGACTGTTGACAGGTTTATCAGGAATGGCTCTATTTTATGATAAAATGTATGCTGTTTATAAGGAAGATGTTTATCTGGAAAAGTTGGAAAGTATTGTTGAAAAAGTGAACAATATTCTTGAAAAAGAACCTACATTATCTTCTTTATGCTCTGGTTTAGCAGGTTTTGGTCTATTACTATTAAGTTTAAAAAATAGCTCGATTGAAATTGATAGCGAATATTTTGAGGACATAGATGTTATTTTATTAGAAGATCTTAGAAGTTTTAGCGAAACAGATAATTACGATTTTTTGCACGGTTCTATGGGAGTTGCCATGTATTTTATTGAAAGGTGCAAATCTTATAAAAGCCAAAATAACATATCTAAGTTAAATAAGTTTGCAGAAGATTTGATTCATAAAATGAATCAGAATTTTAAAGAAGTGCTGGTATCTGAAACGGCATTAGAAAATGATGATAGATTTTGCATTTATTTTGGCATTGCCCATGGTGTGGCGTGTTATTTGAATTTTCTGATCCATTTAGATCAAAATTTTGACGAGCTTACATCAGACATTACATCAGTAATAAAAACAGGAGTGGCATTTTTGGAGTCTTATAAAAGGTTTGATGAAAACTCGAAACAATATTATCCCAATTTACTTCTAATAAAATCGGGTACAATTGTAGGTTCAAGATTGTCTTGGTGCCAGGGCGATTTTGGCATCTCAAATGCACTTTACAATTGCGGTGTTTTTTTTAATGAAGATCGTTTAATAGACGAAGCAAAAATGCTGATTAAAGCATCTTGCCAAATGACTTTAGAAGAATCTCTTGTGAACGATATGGGAATATGTCATGGTTCTGGCGGGATTGCATTACAATATTATTTGGCTTCAAAAAAATACAATATTGATTTTTCTCCGGAGATAGAAAAATGGCTAGATATTGCCAATACTCAAACTTTAAATTATAAATCCTTTTTATCATTTGAAAAAGGAGAATACCATGAAGAAAATAATCTTTTGGAGGGTGCTGCAGGTCTTGGAATGACTTTGCTAACAGTAGAAAATAAGATTGATACCAAATGGCTCGAATTTATAAATCTATTTTAATCACTACTTTTTTAATCTTATAATAAACCAGTTACATGAATTTTTTTGATGCAATTATTAAAAGAGCTGTTAATTTTTCTGTTCAGTCCTATACTGAGAATAAGAATGATGTAATACGTTTTTTTGAACAAGACGATTTATTTCAGCTTTCAATTTTAGTTTCTTCAAATAGTCTATTTCACGATGTAAAAAAGAAGAAAACGGAGAAAATAGAAACTTCGCTGGCAAAATATTATACAAGAGCTCATTTCAAGCCAACGCCTTTTGGCTTATTTAGCAGTGTGGGAGTTGTAAATTGGGGAACTGCGACCCAATTGTCAAAATCTAAAAAAATTAGTCTATCTGTAACACATGATAATTTGTTTTTGTCTCTACAAAAGGAAAAACAAATTATGGAAAATTGGACATTATTTCAATACTCAATAAATCCTTCTATGCATTTTGTTGGAGAGGAAAAAATCGGTTTTTATAATTCTAAACCCAAAATCAACGACAAAATCGAGATAAATTTTGTAGAGCTAGATTATGATGAGGATTTAAAATGGCTTCTTGAACAGTTTAAATCAAAACCTGATATGAGCTCTCTTATAAACGCATTGCTGGAACAGGGATTTGAAAAAGAGGATGTAGAAGACTACTTATTGCGACTTATTGATACTGGATTATTGATTGAAAATTTTATGTTTAATCCATACGCTAAAAAATTAGAAAATAAGCAGATGCCTTATTTATCCGATTTAATAAGTAAGGGAAATTTTCAGTTAAACAGTGCCGAAGATATTAAATCGTTTAACAATCAATATCTGCATGAGCAAAATTTATTTTTTGGAGAAATCGGAAGCGAACGCTTTTCACATTCTATTAATTCTTTTGAAATGCAGTCTGGACAGCTTAATGCAGATATAAAGTCATCAGTAAAAAAATATATTGATTTTGTACTAACCTATAATTTTAATACAAAACCTGTTACAGGAAAAATAAACGAATTTATTGCCAAAGTTTCAGAACATTACAATGACGGTTTTATTCCTTTAAATACAATATTTAATCCTTATTCAGGCATAACCTATTTTGACGATAATTCAGATTATATTCTTAAGCTTCATCAGGATATTTTTTGCAAGGTTATCGCTTCTAGCGAAACAGAATTAGTATTGGATCTTCCTATAGCGGATGATATTGCGGAAAAAAGAAAAAGTCTGCCTCTTACCTTTAGCGTGCTTGTTGAGGTTTTAAAATGTAAAAAAACAGGAAAAGAAATCACCTATATGCAAGCCTTTGCAGGTGGCTCTGCTTTGAATATCATTTCGAGATTCAGTGAGGTTAATAAAGAACTTTGCCAACAAATCACCAATTTTGAAAAAGAATTTCATAAGGATAAAATTTTAGCAGATATTAATTGTGTCGGAAACTTTCGAAGCATAAATATTGCTCCCAAAAAACAGCTGTACGATTTTTGCATTCCTTTAAATACTTCTAATACAGCAAGTAAAAATCCTGTATTCGTCTCAGACATTTATATGCATTTACAAGGCGATAAATTTCGGTTAGTATCAAAAGAATATCAGAAGGAAATTATACCTAAGAAAGTTTCAGCGGTCAATCCTAAAGTATCTGAATCTGATTTATACAAATTTTTATGTGATCTTGAACTGTATAACCAAGAGATTTATGCCATTAGTTTTGATTTTAATACGTATGCTTGTTTTAAAGATTATATTCCCAGAATCTATTTAGATGAAGCTATTTTATTATCCCGGCCCAATTGCTATTGGTAAACAGCAACTATAGTTTTGAAGAATTTAAAGCTTATTTTTTTGAAAGGCTTTTAAAATTCCAATTTACGCAAACCGTTAATTTTTATTATTTAAAAGGAAATTCAATTATTGACACTTCAAAAGATAATGAACTAAGAATAATCTATGACAGTTTGAAAACTAGGGATTATTTTTACATCTCTGAGAATATATATGAACATTTTGATCCTATTGTAGAAGACGATTCTGG
It encodes:
- a CDS encoding lanthionine synthetase LanC family protein produces the protein MKIEKYIWESFANEKKIGLLTGLSGMALFYDKMYAVYKEDVYLEKLESIVEKVNNILEKEPTLSSLCSGLAGFGLLLLSLKNSSIEIDSEYFEDIDVILLEDLRSFSETDNYDFLHGSMGVAMYFIERCKSYKSQNNISKLNKFAEDLIHKMNQNFKEVLVSETALENDDRFCIYFGIAHGVACYLNFLIHLDQNFDELTSDITSVIKTGVAFLESYKRFDENSKQYYPNLLLIKSGTIVGSRLSWCQGDFGISNALYNCGVFFNEDRLIDEAKMLIKASCQMTLEESLVNDMGICHGSGGIALQYYLASKKYNIDFSPEIEKWLDIANTQTLNYKSFLSFEKGEYHEENNLLEGAAGLGMTLLTVENKIDTKWLEFINLF
- a CDS encoding lantibiotic dehydratase, encoding MNFFDAIIKRAVNFSVQSYTENKNDVIRFFEQDDLFQLSILVSSNSLFHDVKKKKTEKIETSLAKYYTRAHFKPTPFGLFSSVGVVNWGTATQLSKSKKISLSVTHDNLFLSLQKEKQIMENWTLFQYSINPSMHFVGEEKIGFYNSKPKINDKIEINFVELDYDEDLKWLLEQFKSKPDMSSLINALLEQGFEKEDVEDYLLRLIDTGLLIENFMFNPYAKKLENKQMPYLSDLISKGNFQLNSAEDIKSFNNQYLHEQNLFFGEIGSERFSHSINSFEMQSGQLNADIKSSVKKYIDFVLTYNFNTKPVTGKINEFIAKVSEHYNDGFIPLNTIFNPYSGITYFDDNSDYILKLHQDIFCKVIASSETELVLDLPIADDIAEKRKSLPLTFSVLVEVLKCKKTGKEITYMQAFAGGSALNIISRFSEVNKELCQQITNFEKEFHKDKILADINCVGNFRSINIAPKKQLYDFCIPLNTSNTASKNPVFVSDIYMHLQGDKFRLVSKEYQKEIIPKKVSAVNPKVSESDLYKFLCDLELYNQEIYAISFDFNTYACFKDYIPRIYLDEAILLSRPNCYW